GTGGTGCGGCGGATCCCGCGCGGAAAGGTCTCCACCTACGGCGACATCGCCTACGCCGCCGGCTTCCCCGGCCGGGCGCGGCAGGTGGCCTGGGCGCTGCACAGCTCCCACGGACTACCCTGGCATCGGGTGGTGGGCGCGGAAGGAAAACTCCTGATGCCGGGAGAGTACGGCTTCGAGCAGCGGCTGCGCCTGCAGGCCGAAGGAGTCCGGTTCTCCGGCCTGCGCGTCCGCATGGAG
This genomic window from Terriglobales bacterium contains:
- a CDS encoding MGMT family protein, producing MRKAQDSMFARMLGVVRRIPRGKVSTYGDIAYAAGFPGRARQVAWALHSSHGLPWHRVVGAEGKLLMPGEYGFEQRLRLQAEGVRFSGLRVRMELHQHAWFRRKRALKTARRKRR